In Pseudomonadota bacterium, a single genomic region encodes these proteins:
- a CDS encoding XdhC/CoxI family protein, producing the protein MEFCWKDLLQTLEKEGRAALCTIIERRGSVPREVGARMLVRPDGSISGTIGGGIGEHEVIKAALQNLHLGLSRELNFSLAGEQGLDSAAICGGNFTIFIACWEKNEDGDLAAGICVNLEQGKTPWLLETRPQGGPGKTLRALYNQEHRQAITTFGKSGVPPLHLNPPTIDTNPEAAVRPVEIAGLDCLLSHIIPAPQMIIFGGGHLARPLVEMAAWCRFAVTVIDDRPEFSNRERFPAADRVLTADMEDIRGFHQPGPQVYLILITREHKHDYILLKQLLGTEYAYLGMIGSRRRTSQVKQRLLDEGFSENEIKRLCSPIGLEIGAQTPAEIAISIMAEIILKKHQQGA; encoded by the coding sequence ATGGAATTTTGCTGGAAAGATCTGCTGCAGACCCTGGAAAAAGAAGGGCGGGCCGCCCTGTGCACGATTATCGAGCGACGAGGCTCCGTTCCCCGTGAGGTTGGAGCCCGAATGCTGGTGCGGCCCGACGGCTCGATCAGCGGCACCATCGGCGGCGGCATCGGCGAGCATGAGGTCATCAAAGCGGCTTTGCAAAATTTGCATCTCGGTTTAAGCCGGGAACTGAACTTTTCCCTGGCCGGTGAACAGGGGCTGGATTCAGCCGCGATCTGCGGCGGCAACTTTACGATTTTCATTGCTTGTTGGGAAAAAAATGAAGACGGAGATCTGGCCGCCGGCATCTGCGTTAACCTGGAACAAGGGAAAACACCCTGGCTGCTGGAAACCCGCCCACAAGGCGGGCCCGGAAAAACCCTTCGCGCTCTGTACAACCAGGAACACCGGCAAGCTATCACCACCTTCGGGAAGTCCGGCGTTCCGCCGCTCCACCTGAATCCGCCAACAATCGACACAAACCCTGAAGCGGCGGTTCGCCCGGTAGAAATCGCGGGCCTGGACTGCCTGCTTTCGCATATCATTCCAGCTCCGCAAATGATCATTTTCGGGGGCGGACATCTGGCCCGACCTTTGGTCGAAATGGCCGCATGGTGCCGTTTTGCGGTAACGGTTATCGACGACCGCCCGGAGTTTTCGAATCGCGAACGCTTTCCGGCGGCCGACCGCGTCCTGACCGCTGACATGGAAGATATCCGCGGTTTTCACCAACCCGGCCCCCAGGTCTATCTGATACTGATTACCCGGGAACATAAACATGATTATATTCTACTGAAACAACTGCTCGGCACTGAATATGCCTATCTCGGCATGATCGGCAGCCGGAGGCGAACCAGCCAGGTAAAACAACGACTGCTTGACGAAGGTTTCAGCGAAAACGAAATCAAAAGACTCTGCTCCCCGATAGGCCTTGAGATCGGAGCCCAAACCCCGGCCGAGATTGCGATCAGCATCATGGCTGAAATCATCTTGAAAAAACACCAACAAGGAGCCTGA
- a CDS encoding nucleotidyltransferase family protein produces MTQPTLPRQIKITALVLAAGEARRFGQAKQLLPWGAGETILSHVLRQLSETPGIDTINVILGARLTEIRKQLKLALQTVNIIPNPTWQEGMFSSIRAGLDYCAGQNPAPADGILVLLGDMPFVSSALLKKFIGAATREGSTPVIATENGRPAHPYLLRARHIGEILSLSGEFGIRPFIQKHFAEAVKIAVDNQAGRRDIDTWESYFTLRPSDSAAVISTYHPVTPPE; encoded by the coding sequence ATGACTCAGCCCACGCTCCCCCGACAAATAAAAATTACGGCCTTGGTCCTAGCGGCCGGAGAAGCCCGGCGCTTCGGCCAGGCAAAGCAGCTGCTCCCTTGGGGAGCCGGAGAAACCATTTTAAGTCACGTACTCCGTCAACTAAGTGAAACACCAGGAATCGACACGATTAACGTCATTCTCGGAGCCCGGCTGACCGAAATTCGCAAACAGCTGAAATTAGCCTTGCAAACGGTCAACATTATCCCTAACCCAACCTGGCAAGAGGGCATGTTCAGTTCAATTCGCGCCGGCCTGGACTATTGCGCCGGACAAAACCCGGCCCCGGCGGACGGCATTTTGGTCCTGCTCGGCGATATGCCCTTTGTCAGTTCAGCCCTGCTTAAAAAATTCATCGGGGCGGCCACCAGGGAAGGCAGCACCCCGGTCATCGCCACGGAAAATGGCCGGCCGGCCCATCCCTACCTGCTGCGAGCCCGGCATATCGGTGAGATTTTATCCTTAAGCGGTGAATTCGGCATCCGACCCTTCATCCAAAAACATTTTGCCGAAGCCGTAAAAATCGCAGTCGACAACCAAGCCGGGCGCCGCGACATCGATACCTGGGAAAGCTATTTCACTCTGCGCCCCAGCGACTCAGCCGCGGTCATTTCAACCTATCACCCCGTAACACCACCCGAATAA
- the dnaX gene encoding DNA polymerase III subunit gamma/tau, producing the protein MTETVYQVLARKWRPQRFAELAGLEHIARTLQNAIRANRVGHAFLFTGTRGVGKTSAARILAKALNCRRGPAPEPCNQCGNCLAVTAGNAADVIEIDGASNRGVGEIRLLRDNVTYLPQTSPYKIYIIDEVHMLTPEAFNALLKTLEEPPAHIKFIMATTDAHKVPMTILSRCQRFDFGRLTGATIAATLTEIGRREDLTFAAGTVELLAREARGSMRDALSLLDQVRSYAGDMIAVEDLRIALGLIEARHNFGLLEKLVKGDLGGAIFLVDELERAGVDLKKFVEDFLFYLRDVLFLKISGELKKLLGIGADDIARLEPLLAERSLAYWQQLFDLWQTHYIKIKASQSPRLTLESSLVELGMARDLQPLGPLLERLEGHLSQASAFARPANPSVLSSEPRRVREAVAKAEVRKAASAPGRLGAGSWSGERGPRPSSAAPEMPPEPPPFVYDDLSRSSSVSDDAGPTPAAAPSRFIAAPDPVAPPASFRSETVGGGDCSGSAGGKDFGSPQVLNQTVPPANLELQWRDFLVFVAAREARLGALLQRSRREVGAAERLRIKVAPHARLLLDNPGARSDLLALWAEFLGHAECVELELLELKPGGETSGPVRNGGGSRRPLPSKEEIFNDPSIRFISDRFGGRVVEIKARRP; encoded by the coding sequence ATGACTGAAACGGTTTATCAGGTTTTGGCGCGCAAGTGGCGCCCGCAGCGTTTTGCCGAACTCGCCGGTTTGGAGCATATCGCCCGAACCCTGCAGAACGCAATTCGAGCGAATCGGGTCGGGCACGCTTTTCTCTTTACCGGAACCCGGGGGGTCGGAAAGACCTCGGCGGCGCGGATTCTGGCCAAGGCTTTGAATTGTCGCCGGGGGCCCGCCCCCGAGCCGTGCAATCAATGTGGAAACTGCCTCGCGGTAACCGCCGGCAATGCCGCCGATGTGATCGAGATTGACGGCGCTTCCAATCGCGGCGTCGGCGAGATTCGTCTGTTGCGCGATAACGTCACCTACCTGCCTCAGACTTCGCCTTACAAGATTTATATTATCGACGAAGTTCACATGCTGACCCCGGAGGCTTTCAACGCTCTTTTAAAAACTCTGGAAGAACCTCCCGCCCATATCAAGTTCATCATGGCGACAACCGACGCTCACAAGGTGCCGATGACGATTCTGTCGCGTTGTCAGCGTTTTGATTTCGGACGTTTAACCGGCGCCACGATTGCGGCAACGCTTACCGAGATCGGCCGGCGCGAAGATCTGACCTTTGCAGCAGGAACCGTTGAGCTTCTCGCCCGTGAGGCCCGGGGCAGCATGCGCGACGCCCTGAGCTTGCTTGATCAGGTTCGCTCTTATGCGGGGGATATGATCGCGGTCGAGGATCTGCGTATTGCCCTGGGTTTGATTGAAGCCCGGCATAATTTCGGCCTGCTCGAAAAGCTGGTCAAGGGAGATTTGGGCGGCGCGATTTTTCTGGTCGACGAACTTGAGCGGGCCGGGGTTGATCTGAAAAAATTTGTCGAAGATTTTCTTTTTTATCTGCGGGATGTTCTTTTTCTGAAAATTTCCGGCGAACTCAAAAAACTACTGGGTATCGGGGCGGATGACATCGCCCGGCTCGAACCTTTGCTGGCCGAGCGTTCACTGGCCTACTGGCAGCAGCTTTTCGATCTCTGGCAGACGCACTATATTAAAATAAAGGCCTCGCAGAGCCCCCGTCTGACCCTGGAAAGTTCTTTGGTGGAACTCGGCATGGCTCGTGATCTGCAGCCTCTGGGCCCGCTGCTCGAACGTCTGGAAGGTCATTTGTCCCAAGCTTCCGCTTTTGCCCGGCCCGCAAACCCCTCGGTTTTGTCTTCGGAACCGCGGCGCGTCAGAGAAGCGGTGGCGAAAGCCGAAGTGCGGAAAGCTGCTTCGGCGCCCGGTCGTCTGGGGGCCGGGAGTTGGTCCGGAGAGCGGGGGCCGCGTCCGAGTTCGGCGGCGCCGGAGATGCCCCCGGAACCACCGCCCTTTGTCTATGATGATTTGTCGCGGAGTTCGTCTGTGTCCGATGATGCCGGGCCCACGCCGGCCGCGGCGCCGTCAAGGTTTATTGCCGCTCCTGATCCGGTTGCGCCGCCGGCTTCGTTTCGATCGGAAACGGTGGGTGGCGGGGATTGTAGCGGCTCGGCCGGGGGGAAAGATTTCGGTTCGCCCCAGGTTTTAAATCAGACCGTCCCCCCTGCGAATCTTGAGTTGCAGTGGCGTGATTTCCTGGTCTTCGTGGCGGCGCGAGAGGCGCGACTCGGTGCTCTGCTGCAGCGCTCCCGACGGGAAGTTGGGGCGGCTGAGCGTCTGCGGATTAAGGTCGCGCCGCATGCCCGGCTGTTGCTCGATAACCCGGGTGCAAGATCCGACCTCCTGGCGCTCTGGGCTGAGTTTCTGGGCCACGCCGAATGCGTTGAGCTCGAACTGCTGGAGTTAAAGCCGGGGGGCGAGACTTCCGGCCCGGTTCGTAATGGCGGTGGCTCCCGGCGTCCCCTGCCGAGCAAGGAGGAGATTTTTAACGATCCCAGCATTCGTTTTATCAGCGATCGCTTTGGGGGTCGAGTCGTTGAAATCAAGGCGCGCAGGCCTTAA
- a CDS encoding YbaB/EbfC family nucleoid-associated protein — MAKGMGNLMKQAQQMQARMAKMQEEVGKRQVEAAAGGGMVKVVANGRQEILSIVLEPAVVDPEDIEMLQDLILAAVNQALREAQAMMADEMSKLTGGLKIPGLT; from the coding sequence ATGGCTAAAGGGATGGGAAACCTGATGAAGCAGGCGCAGCAGATGCAGGCGCGAATGGCGAAAATGCAGGAAGAGGTTGGCAAGCGTCAGGTCGAGGCGGCGGCCGGCGGCGGCATGGTCAAAGTCGTGGCAAACGGCCGGCAGGAAATTCTTTCGATTGTTCTTGAACCGGCCGTGGTTGACCCCGAGGATATCGAAATGCTGCAGGATTTGATTCTGGCCGCGGTTAATCAGGCCCTGCGGGAAGCCCAAGCGATGATGGCCGACGAAATGAGCAAACTCACCGGTGGTCTTAAGATTCCGGGACTTACTTGA
- a CDS encoding aspartate aminotransferase family protein codes for MSKSEEVFALTQKHLAPTYNRFPVALVRGEGVKVWDAEGREYLDCLAGIAVCNLGHCHPRVTAAIVEQAGRLLHVSNLYHIEPQARLGRLLGEMAFGGKAFFCNSGAEANEAAIKLARRYGHEVLGEGAKRIITMQRSFHGRTMATIAATGQEKVQIGYNPLLDGFDYVPFNDPAAVAAAITEKTCAVLVEPVQGEGGVIVPAPDYLVCLREICDAHKILLLLDEVQTGVGRTGTFFAYQQSSIVPDILTTAKALGNGFPIGAMLAGDRIISHFGPGSHASTFGGNPLAAAAALAVLETLRETGLIDRVNERGDFLRKGLERLRGVFPQLLGEIRGLGLMFGVDLKIPVAEVVGACLQRGLLVGSAGSNTLRLTPPLIIKEVELESLLAILTEVLSDVTKSAT; via the coding sequence ATGAGTAAATCGGAAGAAGTTTTCGCGCTGACCCAAAAACACCTTGCTCCGACCTATAACCGTTTCCCCGTGGCCCTGGTTCGCGGTGAGGGGGTAAAGGTCTGGGATGCCGAGGGTCGGGAGTATCTTGATTGCCTGGCCGGAATCGCGGTCTGCAATCTGGGCCATTGCCATCCGCGCGTGACGGCTGCGATTGTCGAACAGGCTGGCCGCCTGCTCCATGTTTCCAATCTCTATCATATCGAGCCTCAGGCCCGTCTGGGCCGGCTTCTGGGAGAGATGGCCTTCGGAGGCAAGGCTTTTTTCTGTAACTCCGGGGCCGAGGCCAACGAAGCCGCGATTAAGCTGGCTCGACGCTACGGGCATGAGGTTTTGGGTGAGGGAGCCAAGCGCATTATTACCATGCAGCGCTCCTTTCACGGGCGGACGATGGCGACGATTGCCGCCACCGGCCAGGAAAAGGTGCAGATCGGTTACAATCCCCTGCTTGATGGTTTTGATTACGTTCCCTTTAATGATCCGGCGGCGGTGGCGGCGGCGATTACGGAAAAGACCTGCGCGGTCCTGGTGGAACCGGTCCAGGGCGAAGGCGGGGTCATTGTTCCGGCTCCCGACTATCTCGTTTGTCTGCGGGAAATCTGCGACGCGCACAAGATCCTTCTGCTTTTGGATGAGGTGCAGACCGGCGTCGGTCGTACCGGGACCTTTTTCGCCTATCAACAAAGCTCGATTGTCCCCGACATTCTGACCACGGCTAAAGCCCTGGGTAACGGTTTTCCGATCGGAGCGATGCTTGCCGGTGACCGGATCATCAGTCATTTCGGGCCCGGCAGTCACGCCTCAACCTTCGGCGGCAATCCGCTGGCCGCGGCGGCGGCGCTGGCTGTACTGGAAACCCTGCGGGAGACCGGTCTGATTGACCGGGTGAATGAACGCGGTGACTTTCTTCGGAAAGGGCTTGAACGTCTGCGCGGCGTTTTCCCCCAATTGCTGGGCGAGATACGCGGACTTGGTCTGATGTTCGGGGTCGATCTCAAAATACCGGTTGCCGAGGTGGTCGGCGCCTGTCTTCAGCGTGGCCTGCTGGTGGGCTCGGCCGGAAGCAATACTTTGCGTCTGACCCCGCCGCTGATTATCAAGGAGGTCGAACTTGAATCCCTGCTTGCGATTTTGACCGAGGTGCTGAGTGATGTCACAAAATCCGCGACCTGA
- the argF gene encoding ornithine carbamoyltransferase: MSQNPRPEHFLDLAQWSGEQLGEVLSLAVRLKSDPRKYARSLTGKTLAMIFTKSSTRTRVSFEVGMFQLGGHAIFMSSAATQVGRGEPLEDTARVLSRYVDGIMVRTYAHEDVELMARYASIPVINGLTDLVHPCQVLTDVFTIMEQLGLVYEELQGLPIAYIGDGNNMANSWINAARIFGLHLKLACPRGYEPDAGVLARFNQDAGAGRVEVLTEASAAAAGARVLNTDVWASMGQEKEAAIRRRVFQGYQINDELLRIAAPGALVLHCLPAHRGEEITAAVFERCQDVIFTQAENRLHVQKALLLTLLGSAD, translated from the coding sequence ATGTCACAAAATCCGCGACCTGAACATTTTCTTGATCTGGCGCAGTGGTCCGGGGAGCAGCTGGGAGAGGTTCTGAGTCTTGCGGTTCGGCTGAAATCTGATCCCCGGAAATATGCACGGTCGCTGACTGGAAAAACACTGGCTATGATTTTCACCAAGTCCTCAACCCGCACCCGGGTTTCTTTCGAGGTCGGTATGTTTCAACTTGGCGGCCATGCGATTTTTATGAGTTCGGCGGCCACTCAGGTGGGCCGCGGCGAGCCCCTTGAGGACACGGCTCGGGTGCTGTCGCGTTATGTCGATGGCATCATGGTGCGCACCTACGCGCATGAAGATGTTGAGTTGATGGCCCGCTATGCGAGTATTCCGGTGATTAATGGTCTGACCGATCTGGTTCACCCCTGTCAGGTACTGACTGATGTTTTTACGATTATGGAGCAGCTTGGTCTTGTTTATGAGGAATTGCAAGGCTTGCCCATCGCCTATATCGGAGATGGCAATAATATGGCCAATTCCTGGATCAATGCGGCCCGGATTTTTGGGTTGCATCTGAAACTCGCTTGTCCTCGCGGTTATGAGCCGGATGCCGGAGTCCTAGCTCGCTTTAACCAGGATGCCGGCGCCGGTCGGGTTGAAGTTCTGACCGAGGCTTCAGCGGCGGCCGCCGGAGCCCGGGTTTTGAATACCGATGTCTGGGCGAGCATGGGGCAGGAGAAAGAAGCCGCGATCCGCCGCCGGGTTTTTCAAGGTTACCAGATCAATGACGAGCTTTTACGGATCGCAGCCCCTGGGGCTCTGGTGTTGCATTGTCTGCCGGCCCATCGGGGAGAAGAGATTACGGCAGCTGTTTTCGAGCGCTGTCAGGATGTTATTTTCACCCAGGCGGAGAACCGGCTGCATGTCCAGAAAGCTTTGTTGCTGACCCTGCTGGGATCAGCTGATTGA